In a single window of the Nicotiana tomentosiformis chromosome 10, ASM39032v3, whole genome shotgun sequence genome:
- the LOC138900420 gene encoding uncharacterized mitochondrial protein AtMg00810-like, which produces MIIIGNNEDNVARLQDELSIRFDIKKLGELHYLLSLEITNMNKGIFVTQEGYAKKLVDRFGLKQSKTCSIPLEISTRLRRDKCSLLTDPKPFRALIRSLMYLTITRPGIAFSVGYVNKFMQRPRKPHLEAANRILKYINSTSDMSLFFQKKNDLVLAGYTDADFGGDSNDRRSTSGYIFLCGGTSVSWCSQKQESVSLSTTKAEYKAATLTAQECMVRTCTASSAEKQPESPVAAPTRGRGRGRCRAKGRGRGRAQPRARAVALAVEPQVEFDEEVPAQTVHVGPAQVPEGFIATQCFRMLWSI; this is translated from the exons ATGATAATAATAGGAAACAATGAAGATAACGTTGCTAGGCTTCAAGATGAGCTTTCCATAAGATTTGACATCAAAAAGTTGGGAGAGCTACATTATTTGCTTAGCTTAGAGATTACAAATATGAACAAAGGGATCTTTGTCACTCAAGAAGGATATGCCAAAAAACTTGTTGACAGGTTTGGATTGAAGCAAAGCAAAACATGTTCTATTCCTCTTGAGATAAGTACAAGGTTAAGGCGGGACAAATGCTCACTTCTTACAGATCCCAAACCTTTTCGAGCTCTTATTAGAAGTCTCATGTATTTGACTATTACAAGGCCAGGCATTGCCTTCTCGGTGGGATATGTCAACAAATTTATGCAAAGGCCAAGAAAGCCTCACTTAGAAGCTGCAAATAGGATTCTAAAATATATCAACTCAACATCAGATATGAGCTTGTTCTTCCAGAAGAAGAATGATTTGGTGTTAGCTGGTTATACAGATGCTGATTTTGGTGGTGATTCGAATGATCGAAGATCTACATCGGGCTATATTTTTCTCTGTGGTGGAACAAGTGTTTCTTGGTGTAGCCAGAAGCAAGAATCAGTTTCCTTGTCAACCACGAAGGCAGAGTATAAAGCAGCCACTCTTACTGCTCAAGAATGT atggtgagaacatgtactGCATCTTCAGCTGAGAAGCAACCAGAGTCCCctgtggcagctcctacgaggggcagaggtcgaggccgatgtcgtgccaaaggccgaggcaggggcagagctcagcccagagctcgagcagtagcactagcagtggagcctcaggtggagtttgatgaggaggttccagcccagactgtgcATGTTGGACctgctcaggtcccggaggggttcatcgccacccagtgcttcaggatgctttggtctatttag